The Nocardioides houyundeii genome includes the window GAGGTGGGTGTGGAACACCGACTGCCCGGCCCCGGCACCGGTGTTGAACACCAGTCGGTAGTCGCCCGCCAGCCCCTCGGACTCCGCAACCTTGTCGGCGACCTCCACCAGCTCGGCCAGTCCCGAGGGGTCGTGGCGGGCGAGCTCCACCGCGTTGGCGTGGTGGCTCCGGGGGACGACCAGCACGTGGGTCGGCGCCTGTGGCATGGTGTCGCGGAAGCAGACGGCGGTGTCGGTGCTGAGCACCACCTCGGCTGGCACGTCACCCCTGACGATGCCGCAGAACAGGCAGTCGGCGGTGTGGCTCGGATCACTCATGGGGGTCACTTTGACACGTCGCCAGCCCGCTGTCTCCCCCCTCTCCGCCCGATGACTGCCGCGGGCCCGGCGTGGCAGGGGCGCCGAGCCCGCGCCTGCTGGCAGATTCGTGGCCATGACCGGACTCCCCCGACGAACGTCCCCGGCCCAGACCCTGGCCCGCCCCCTCAGGCGGACCCTGACGCGGACCCTGGCCGCGACGGCTCTGCTGGCGGCGGCCACCGGATGCGGGGCCCAGCCCGCCGATCCCGAGACCCTGCCCGCCGCGGACAGCGCCTCGTCCCCGACCCAGGATCCGTCGGTCTCCGCCAGCCCGACGCCCGCCCCTGCCGAGACCGTGGAGCCCGAGGCCGAGGGGCCTGCGGCGTCGGTGCCGGCCGAGCGGACCACGGTCGGGGTGTACTTCGTCGGGGACGCACCCTCGGGACCGCGCCTCTTCCGCGAGTTCCGCTCGGTGTCCGCGCAGGACCCGCTGACGGAGGCTGCGGCGCTGCTCACCTCCGGTGACGTGCTGGACCCCGACTACCGCACCTTGTTCCCCCGAGGGTCGTTCGGCTCGGTGCGGGCGAGCGACGGCATGCTGGTCGTCGAGCTCGCCGACGGCGCGTGGGTCCAGCGTCCCCGGGGGATGACCCGGGAGCACGCCGAGCTGGCGGTCCAGCAGCTGCTGCACACGCTGCAGGCCGTGATCCAGGCGCGCGCGCCGATGACGGTGCTGCTCGACGGCGTGCCGAGCACCCTGCTGGGGGTGCCGACCGCCGGTGGGGTGACCAACGCGGACCCGCTGGAGGTGCTGGCCCTGGTCAACGTCACCAGTCCCGAGCAGGGCTCACGGCCGAGCGGGTCGTTGCGCGCCACTGGCGTGGCCAGCTCCCCCGAGGCCAACGTGCCCTGGGAGATCCGCCGGGGCCAGGAGGTGGTGATGACCGGTTTCGCCACCGCGGAGGGCTGGATGGACAAGCTGTATCCCTGGCAGACCGAGGAGATCGACGTCTCCGGCCTGGCGAAGGGCAGCTACACCTTCGTGGCCTCGACCGACGACCCCTCCGACGGCGAGGGCCGCAACGAGGGCGGCGGCCCCACCACGGACTCCAAGGACTTCACCCTGCGGTAGTGGTCCCGGCGCCCCAGCGTGAGGTCCGCGACATGAGCGCACCGAGGGCCACCACGCCCGCGGTGGAGGTGCGCAGCACCTCGGACCCCAGTCGCACCGGCACCACGCCGGCGAACGTCTCGAGCTCCTCGGGAGCGATCCCGCCCTCGGGGCCGACCACCACCACGACGCGACCCTCGACGGGCAGCTCCAGGGCCGCAACGGTGGCCGCTGCGTCCTCGTGGAGCACCACCGCGAGGTCGGCCTCGGCCAGCAGCGCGGCCACCTCCGGGGTGGAGGCGAGCGGATCGACCTCCGGGAACCAGGTTCGCCGCGCCTGCTTGGCGGCCTCCCGAGCTGTGGCGACCCACTTGGCGTGGGACTTCGTTGCCCGCTCACCGCGCCAGACGGCGACGCTGCGGGCGGCGGCCCAGGGCACGATGCGGTCGGCACCGACCTCGGTCAGCACCTCCACCGCGAGCTCCCCGCGCTCTCCCTTGGGCAGCGCCTGGACCACGGTGAACCACGGCCCGGTCCGGGCCACGCTCTGCCGGTCCTCGACCCGCACCGCCAGGGAGCGCTTGCCGGTCGCGGTGACCTCGCCGGTGACCCGGAGCCCGGCCCCGTCGGTGAGGACGAGCCGCTCCCCGGCTCGCAGCCGACGTACGGCGACGGCGTGGTGGGCCTCGTCCCCGGTCACCTCGACGGTGTCGCCGGGTCGGACGTCGACCAGGGTCGGCACCCAGTGGACCGGCAGGGACACGACAACCCTCAGTGCGCGTTGAAGGCGTCGCGGAGCCGCCCGAAGACGGACTTCTGCGAGTCCTTGACGGTGCCCTCGGGGGACTCCTCGCCACGGATCGCGGCCAGCTCGCGCAGCAGCTCCTCCTGGCGGGCGTCCAGCCGACTGGGCGTCTCGACGACCGTGGTGACGATCAGGTCGCCGCGGCCACCGCGCAGCCCCGGGACGCCGAACCCGCGGATCACCTGCTCGGCACCGGACTGAGTGCCGGCCGGCACCTCGAGGTCGAAGGTGGTGCGCAGGTCGGGGTCCTCGGAGGCCAGGTCCGCCTCCAGCAGCGGCAGGGTCAGGCTCGTGCCGAGCGCTGCGGCCGTCATCGGCACCGAGACGGTGCAGTGCAGGTCGTTCCCGTTCCGGATGAAGGTGGCGTGCTCGGCCACCCTGATCTCCACGTAGAGGTCGCCGGCGGGCCCACCACCGGGGCCGACCTCGCCCTGTCCGGCGAGCTGCACCCGCGTGCCGTCGTCGACGCCCGGCGGGATCTTCACGTTGAGGGTGCGGCGCGACCGGACCCGGCCGTCGCCACCGCACTCGCGGCAGGGGTCGGGGATGATCGTGCCGAAGCCGCGGCAGGCCGCGCACGGGCGCAGGGTCCTGATCTCGCCGAGGAACGAGCGCTGCACGTGGGCCACCTCGCCGGCTCCGCGGCAGGTCTCGCAGGGCACCGGTGTACTGCCGGGCGCGGCGCCCGCCCCGTGACACGCGGTGCAGACCACGGCCGTGTCCACCTTGATCTCGCGCGTGACGCCGAAGGCCGCCTCCGCCAGCTCGACCTCGAGGGCGATGAGGGCGTCCTGCCCGCGTCGGGTGCGGGGTCGCGGACCGCGGCCACCGGCCTGGGCGCCGGGTGCGCCGCCGCCGAAGAACGCGTCCATGATGTCGGTGAACGAGAAGCCCGCACCCTGGCTGAACCCGCCGGCGCCGCCAGCCCCGAAGGGGTCGCCGCCGCGGTCGTAGTAGGCGCGCTTCTGGGGGTCCGACAGCACCTCGTAGGCGGCCGAGACCTCCTTGAACTTCTCCTGCGTCTCCGGATCGGGGTTGACGTCCGGGTGCAGCTGCCTGGCCAGCCGGCGGTAGGCCTTCTTGATGGCGTCGCCGTCGGCGTCGCGGGCGACACCGAGCAGCTCGTACAGGTCCTGGCTCACACTTCGTCCTTCTCGTCTGTCATCTGCATGGGGGGCTCAGGCCTCGTCGAGGATGCGCGACACGTAGCGCGCGACAGCCCTGACGGCCGCCATCGTCCCGGGATAGTCCATCCGCGTGGGCCCTACGATGCCCAGGCTCGCGAGCGCGTCGGGGCCGGCACCGTAGCCGGTCGCGACCACGCTGGTCGCCGCCAGCTCGCTGTAGGGACCTTCTGCTCCGATGCGCACCGTGACGGCGCCGCCACTGGTGGCCTCGCCGAGCAGCTTCAGCAGCACCACGTGCTCCTCCAGGGCCTCCAGCAGGGGACGCACGGCGGTCTCGAAGCTGTCGCCGTAGCGCGCCAGGTTGGCCGCACCGCCCACCGCCACCCGCTGGTCGCTGCGGTGGTCCGACATGGCCTCGGCCAGGGCGTCGACGACGGCGGCGACCAGGGGCCGCTCGGGCTCCGCGACCTCGTCGGGCAGGGCGGCCAGCGCGGTTCCGGCATCGGCGATCCGCTGGCCGCCGGCGGCCCCGTTGACCCGGGTGCGCAGCTCCGCGAGCAGCTCGTCGTCCAGCGTCAGCCCCTCGGTGTCCACCAGCCGCTGCTCCACCCGGCCGGTGGACAGGATCAGCACCACGAGCAGCCGGGTGGGCGCCAGCGCGACCACCTCGACGTGGCGGACGGTGCTGCGCGAGAGCGTGGGGTACTGCACCACTGCCACCTGGCGGGTGAGCTGGGACAGCGTCCGTACCGAGCGCTGCACCACGTCGTCCAGGTCGACTGCGCCGTCGAGGAAGCTTGAGATCGCGCGCCGCTCCGCGGCACTCATCGGCTTCACCGTGGTGAGCCGGTCCACGAACAGGCGGTAGCCCTTGTCGGTGGGCACCCGGCCAGCGCTGGTGTGAGGCTGGTGGATGAAGCCCTCGTCCTCCAGTGCCGCCATGTCGTTGCGCACCGTCGCCGGAGACACGCCGAGACCGTGACGTTCCACCAGCGCCTTGGAACCCACCGGCTCCTCGGTCGCCACGTAGTCCTCCACGATGGCACGCAGGACGGCGAGCTTGCGGTCCTCCGACACTGGGTCACTCCTCGTCGAGATGATGGGGTTCGAGCTGATGGGCAGGCAGGGCACGGGACCGGTACGACTGGCACTCCGGGCCCGCGAGTGCCAAGTCTACTAGGCGCGCCACGCGGGACTAGGCTCGCCGCCATGGCTGAGTTCACAGAGGTGGCACACCGCGTGTGGGTGGCACGGTACGCCCAGCACGACGTCAACGTCGTCGTGGTGGCCGGTGCGGACGGCGTGCTGCTGGTCGACACCGGTGAGTCCGAGGCGGTGGGACGCGAGATCGCCCGTGACGTGCGGGGCCTCGGAGCGGGCGAGGTCACCGCGGTGGTCAACACCCACGACCACTTCGACCACGTCGGCGGCAACCCGGCCTTCGCCGGTGTCCCGGTCCATGCCCACGAGTCCGCCGCGGTGGTCGACGTCACCCACCCCTTCTCCTCGGTCCGGGTCCTGGACCTCGGGGGCCGCACGGTCGAGCTGGTGCACCCGGGTCGGGGCCACACGTCCGGCGACACCGTGGTGCGCGTGCCGGACGTCGACGTGCTGCTCGCCGGCGACCTGGTCGAGGAGTCGGCGCCGCCCTCCTACGGTGAGGACTCCTGGCCGTTCGAGTGGCCGCTAGCCCTGGACGTGGTGCTGAGCCTGACCACCTCCGCCTCGGTCGTCGTGCCCGGACACGGAGCCACGGTGGACCGCGACTTCGTGGAGCAGCAGCGGGCCGAGATCGGCATCGTGGCCGAGACCATCCGTGACCTCGCCGGTCGCGGGGTCCCGGTGGTCCAGGCTCTGGGCGCCGGCTCCTGGCCGTTCCCCGCGGAGGCGCTGGGTGAGGCGGTCGCACGTGGCTTCGAGCAGCTGCCACGCAGCCAGAAGCGCCTGCCCCTGGTGTGACTGCCCTGCTCCGACTGCCCGGGTGTGACTGCCCCGGGGCCGCGCTGGGTACTCGCCTGACATGAGCCAGCCCCCCGAGATGCCCGACGCCCCCTCGAGCAGCGGTGACGCCACCGCCGACGACGAGAACGGCACCGCCCCCGAGCAGCCCAACCTGGCCGGGGTCGACGACGACCAGCTGCCGGAGGACCTGCGGCCGGAGGAGAACCCGCTGGCCCGGCCCCTGGACCCGGACGACCCGACCACCCGCAGTCCCGAGGAGCTGGACCTGCTCGGGGACGAGGATCAGGAGCCCGGGCAGTCCTGAGCCGCTCCCCGGCGCGTCGGCGTCGCCCGGGGTGACCGGGTGCCTAGCGTTGGCTGGTGCCTTCCTCCACTGATCGCCCCACTGACCGATACGGCTCCGACGTCCTCGCCACCGACTGGCGCAAGCCCGCACGCGGTCGTGCCACCGAGCACGCCGCGGAGCTGGGTCTGGTGGTGGAGGAGGTGACGACCCAGTGGTGCGGGGAGATCGTGGCGATCGACCGCGACCTGCGCACGCTGACCCTGGAGGACCGGCGCGCCAAGCGGCGCACGTTCCCGATGGGGCCGGGCTTCCTGCTCGAGGGTGCACCGGTCGTGCTGACCCCGCCCGTGCAGGTGGCGACCCCGGCCAAGCCGACCCGGACCGCGTCCGGCTCCGTCGCGGTGCACGGGGTGAAGGCCCGGGTGGCCCGGCAGAGCCGGATCTTCGTGGAGGGCCGGCACGACGCCGAGCTGGTGGAGAAGGTCTGGGGCGACGACCTGCGGATCGAGGGGGTCGTCGTGGAGTTCCTGGGAGGCGTCGACGACCTCGCCGACCACCTGCTCGACTTCAAGCCGGGACCGGACCGTCGGGTGGGGGTGCTGGTGGACCACCTGGTGCCGGGCTCCAAGGAGAGCCGCATCGCCCAGGGCATCATGCGCTCGCAGGTGGGCAAGCACGTGCTGATCGTGGGCCACCCGTTCATCGACATCTGGCAGGCGGTGAAGCCCAGCAGGCTCGGCTTCTCGCGCTGGCCCGACGTTCCCCGGTCGATCGACTGGAAGAAGGGCACCTGCCAGCAGCTCGGATGGCCGCACCGCGACCAGGCGGACATCGCCCGGGCCTGGAAGCACGTCCTCGGCGCCGTACGCGGCTTCCAGGACCTCGACCCCTCGCTGCTCGGCCGGGTCGAGGAGCTCATCGACTTCGTCACCGCGCCCTGAGGGGCGGCTGGTCCTGGTCAGTCGGGCAGCAGCTCGCGCACGACGCCGTCAGCCAGCAGCCTGCCCTCACGGGTGAGCACCAACCGCTCCCCCTCCAGGACCGCCAGGCCCCGGTCCAGCACGGTCGGGATCCTGGCACGGCCCGCCGGATCGAGCACTGCGCGGTCCAGTCCCTCGCGCAGCCTCAGCTCCAGCAGGACCCGTTCGGTGTGGCGGTCCTCGGCGGTCAGCACCTCCCGGCCCTGCCCCGGGCTGCTGCCCTGGGCCAGCCGCTGACCGTAGGCCGCGGGGTGCTTGACGTTCCACCACCGGACTCCGCCGACGTGGGAGTGCGCGCCGGGACCGACGCCCCACCAGTCCCCGCCGGTCCAGTACAGCCAGTTGTGCCGGCAGCGGCTGCGCTCGCGCCGCGCCCAGTTGGAGACCTCGTACCAGTCGAACCCGGCCGCGGAGAGTCGCTCGTCGGCAAGCAGGTACTTGTCGGCCAGGTCGTCGTCGTCGGGCATCGGCAGCTCGCCGCGACGGACCCGTCGCGCCAGCGCGGTCCCCTGCTCGACGATGAGGGAGTACGCCGAGACGTGGTCGGGGTCGCTGGCCAGTGCCGCCTCCAGCGAGGTCGCCCAGTCCGCCATCGACTCCCCCGGCGTGCCGTAGATGAGGTCGAGGCTGAGCTCCTCGAAGCCTGCCGCACGCGCCCACTGCACCGCCAGCGGCACTCGCAGCGGGTCGTGCGTCCGGTCCAGCGTCGCCAGCACCGCGGGCACGGCCGACTGCATGCCGAACGAGAGCCGGGTGAACCCCGACTCGCGCAGCAGCGCCAGGTCCGCTGCGCTCACGCTGTCGGGGTTGGCCTCGGTCGTCACCTCGGCGTCGTCGGCCAGGCCGAACTCCGAGCGCACGGCGGCGAGGATCCGGCCCAGGTCGCCCGGCGGCAGCAGCGTGGGGGTCCCTCCGCCGAAGAACACGGTGGAGACCGGCCGGTCGACGGACCCGAGGACCCGGCGGGCCAGCCGTAGCTCGGCGATGGCCGCATCGGCGTAGGAGGAGACCGATGCGCCGGTCACGTCACCGAGCTCGGTGGCGGTGTAGGTGTTGAAGTCGCAGTAGCCGCAGCGAACCCGGCAGAACGGAACATGCACGTAAAGGCCGAAGGGCCGGTCGGCGGCACCGAGCAGGGCTGCCTCCGGGAGGGCGCCGTCGGCGGGGACCGGCTCGGCGGAGAG containing:
- a CDS encoding histidine triad nucleotide-binding protein, whose product is MSDPSHTADCLFCGIVRGDVPAEVVLSTDTAVCFRDTMPQAPTHVLVVPRSHHANAVELARHDPSGLAELVEVADKVAESEGLAGDYRLVFNTGAGAGQSVFHTHLHVLGGRPMNWPPG
- a CDS encoding Gmad2 immunoglobulin-like domain-containing protein, translated to MTGLPRRTSPAQTLARPLRRTLTRTLAATALLAAATGCGAQPADPETLPAADSASSPTQDPSVSASPTPAPAETVEPEAEGPAASVPAERTTVGVYFVGDAPSGPRLFREFRSVSAQDPLTEAAALLTSGDVLDPDYRTLFPRGSFGSVRASDGMLVVELADGAWVQRPRGMTREHAELAVQQLLHTLQAVIQARAPMTVLLDGVPSTLLGVPTAGGVTNADPLEVLALVNVTSPEQGSRPSGSLRATGVASSPEANVPWEIRRGQEVVMTGFATAEGWMDKLYPWQTEEIDVSGLAKGSYTFVASTDDPSDGEGRNEGGGPTTDSKDFTLR
- a CDS encoding 16S rRNA (uracil(1498)-N(3))-methyltransferase codes for the protein MSLPVHWVPTLVDVRPGDTVEVTGDEAHHAVAVRRLRAGERLVLTDGAGLRVTGEVTATGKRSLAVRVEDRQSVARTGPWFTVVQALPKGERGELAVEVLTEVGADRIVPWAAARSVAVWRGERATKSHAKWVATAREAAKQARRTWFPEVDPLASTPEVAALLAEADLAVVLHEDAAATVAALELPVEGRVVVVVGPEGGIAPEELETFAGVVPVRLGSEVLRTSTAGVVALGALMSRTSRWGAGTTTAG
- the dnaJ gene encoding molecular chaperone DnaJ produces the protein MSQDLYELLGVARDADGDAIKKAYRRLARQLHPDVNPDPETQEKFKEVSAAYEVLSDPQKRAYYDRGGDPFGAGGAGGFSQGAGFSFTDIMDAFFGGGAPGAQAGGRGPRPRTRRGQDALIALEVELAEAAFGVTREIKVDTAVVCTACHGAGAAPGSTPVPCETCRGAGEVAHVQRSFLGEIRTLRPCAACRGFGTIIPDPCRECGGDGRVRSRRTLNVKIPPGVDDGTRVQLAGQGEVGPGGGPAGDLYVEIRVAEHATFIRNGNDLHCTVSVPMTAAALGTSLTLPLLEADLASEDPDLRTTFDLEVPAGTQSGAEQVIRGFGVPGLRGGRGDLIVTTVVETPSRLDARQEELLRELAAIRGEESPEGTVKDSQKSVFGRLRDAFNAH
- the hrcA gene encoding heat-inducible transcriptional repressor HrcA, coding for MSEDRKLAVLRAIVEDYVATEEPVGSKALVERHGLGVSPATVRNDMAALEDEGFIHQPHTSAGRVPTDKGYRLFVDRLTTVKPMSAAERRAISSFLDGAVDLDDVVQRSVRTLSQLTRQVAVVQYPTLSRSTVRHVEVVALAPTRLLVVLILSTGRVEQRLVDTEGLTLDDELLAELRTRVNGAAGGQRIADAGTALAALPDEVAEPERPLVAAVVDALAEAMSDHRSDQRVAVGGAANLARYGDSFETAVRPLLEALEEHVVLLKLLGEATSGGAVTVRIGAEGPYSELAATSVVATGYGAGPDALASLGIVGPTRMDYPGTMAAVRAVARYVSRILDEA
- a CDS encoding MBL fold metallo-hydrolase — translated: MAEFTEVAHRVWVARYAQHDVNVVVVAGADGVLLVDTGESEAVGREIARDVRGLGAGEVTAVVNTHDHFDHVGGNPAFAGVPVHAHESAAVVDVTHPFSSVRVLDLGGRTVELVHPGRGHTSGDTVVRVPDVDVLLAGDLVEESAPPSYGEDSWPFEWPLALDVVLSLTTSASVVVPGHGATVDRDFVEQQRAEIGIVAETIRDLAGRGVPVVQALGAGSWPFPAEALGEAVARGFEQLPRSQKRLPLV
- a CDS encoding DUF3097 domain-containing protein, with translation MPSSTDRPTDRYGSDVLATDWRKPARGRATEHAAELGLVVEEVTTQWCGEIVAIDRDLRTLTLEDRRAKRRTFPMGPGFLLEGAPVVLTPPVQVATPAKPTRTASGSVAVHGVKARVARQSRIFVEGRHDAELVEKVWGDDLRIEGVVVEFLGGVDDLADHLLDFKPGPDRRVGVLVDHLVPGSKESRIAQGIMRSQVGKHVLIVGHPFIDIWQAVKPSRLGFSRWPDVPRSIDWKKGTCQQLGWPHRDQADIARAWKHVLGAVRGFQDLDPSLLGRVEELIDFVTAP
- the hemW gene encoding radical SAM family heme chaperone HemW, which produces MPSVQLSAEPVPADGALPEAALLGAADRPFGLYVHVPFCRVRCGYCDFNTYTATELGDVTGASVSSYADAAIAELRLARRVLGSVDRPVSTVFFGGGTPTLLPPGDLGRILAAVRSEFGLADDAEVTTEANPDSVSAADLALLRESGFTRLSFGMQSAVPAVLATLDRTHDPLRVPLAVQWARAAGFEELSLDLIYGTPGESMADWATSLEAALASDPDHVSAYSLIVEQGTALARRVRRGELPMPDDDDLADKYLLADERLSAAGFDWYEVSNWARRERSRCRHNWLYWTGGDWWGVGPGAHSHVGGVRWWNVKHPAAYGQRLAQGSSPGQGREVLTAEDRHTERVLLELRLREGLDRAVLDPAGRARIPTVLDRGLAVLEGERLVLTREGRLLADGVVRELLPD